The Halomonas sp. HAL1 genome segment CGATGTTGAAGTTGAGTACGCGCCTTAGTGTCAGTGCCTGGTGAAGGTGGGGTGGCATGGAAAGTAACGAGCAAATCCTAGGGCGCAGTGCGCTGAGCCTTGCGCGGCGGGTCGTGGTGAAGATTGGCAGTGCGCTACTCACTAACGATGGCCGTGGCCTGGACGAAGCCGCTATTGGCGGCTGGGTTGATCAAATTGCCGCCCTGCATCAGCAGGGGATAGAGGTAGTGCTGGTCTCTTCTGGCGCGGTGGCGGCGGGCATGGTGCGGCTGGGCTGGCAAGTGCGCCCCAGCGCTGTGCATGAGCTTCAGGCGGCCGCTGCCGTAGGCCAGAATGGTCTGACCCAGTGTTATGAACAACACTTTGCCCGCCACAGCATGCTCACCGCGCAAATCCTGCTTACCCACGACGATCTTTCTAACCGCAAGCGCTACCTGAATGCGCTCTCTGCGCTACGCACGTTAGTAGAGATGCGCGTGGTGCCGGTAATCAATGAAAACGACACCGTCGTAACCGACGAGATCCGCTTCGGCGATAACGATACGCTAGGGGCGCTGGTCGCCAATCTGCTGGAAGCGGACGCGCTGCTGCTATTGACCGACCAGGAAGGCCTGTTTGACGCCGATCCGCGCCACAACCCCAACGCCCAGATGATTGCCGAAGAGCGTGCGGACGACCCACGCCTAGCCGCTATGGCAGGCAGCGGGGGGGCGCTGGGGCGGGGTGGTATGACTACCAAAGTGCGCGCGGCACAGTTAGCGGCGCGCTCTGGGGCGGTCACGGTGATTGCTAGCGGTCGTCAGCCTGATGTGATCAATCGGATTATGGCGGGCGAGTCGTTAGGCACGCTGTTGCGCCCGGATCAAGTGCCCATGGCGGCACGCAAGCGTTGGTTGGCGGGGCAATTGCAGGTGCGCGGCACGCTGGTGCTGGATGCCGGTGCGGTGAAAGTGCTGCGTGATAAAGGCTCTAGCCTATTAGCGGTCGGCGTGCGCAGTGTGCAGGGCAGCTTTAAGCGCGGTGATATGGTGGTGTGTGTGGATGAGCAGGGCGCCTCCGTGGCCAAGGGTCTGGTTAACTACGGCGTCGATGAGGCGCGCCAATTGGCAGGCCAGCCCAGCCACCAGATTGAAGCGATCCTTGGCTACGTGGAAGCCCACGAGCTGATTCACCGCGATAACCTTGTGGTGATATAAACGTATCGTCGCTAGCGTACTACGGGCGGGAGAGGTACCTGGCGCGGCCAGTTGTCGGGTACCAAAAATAGCCGCTCATAGCGTTGCTGCTGCGGGTAATACAGCATGACTTGCTGGGGTGAGCGCCAAGCATGCACCTTTTCGAAAATGGCGGGCAACTGTTCTGCCATCGGGCGAAAGGCGCTGTGAAGGGGCGGCGCTAGCCAGTGGGGTTTTTCCAGCCATGCCATTTCAGGCCTTTCGGTTACACTCGCCGCCAGCGCAGGCCAATCGCGTAAGTAACACCACGTCCCACGGCGGTGATCGGCTGTCGCGCCTTCGGGCGCTGGCATTGCCGCGTGCCAGGGATAATACAGCACGCCCGGCATTGCCAGTCGCTGGGTTAGCTGCTCGCCTAACTCCTTACTAGAAACCCCAATGTCTCTTGGCGTCAGCCAATGAGTGAGTGTTTCCAACGCGGGTACCGTTGTGGAAAGCGGTAATTGATGGCGACGCAAATGGCCACATTTAAGCGCTAGGCTGTCTAACCCGCCGGGGCCAATCCAGCGGCTTTGGCTGGTGGCCGCGCCTGGCCCCTCGGGCAGCCCCAGGTAGAACTTGATCGCCACTTCCAAATGCACCGGTGCCGGGTTAGCACGCGTTCGGTAGAGCATATCCAGCTCGCCGAGCGTATTGCGCTTTCGGCTGATACGCACGTTGCGGGCCAGCAGCCGCGTATTCGGTGCGTGGTCTAACAGCGTGTGCCACAGCCGTTCGTGATAATGCCCCATGCGCATCGCCCGGCTGCCGTTCAATGCGCTCAACGGCGGTCGGCCAAGCTGGCGTAGCCAGGGAAGCAGTGCGCGCTCAAGCCCCAGCTCTTCCATAGTGGGGCGCCCTGCGCAGGGAATGGGCGGCGGCAGCTCCACAATGTCCGGTGTGGCGATTAGCCAAGCTATATCGCGTAGTACGGGGTCACTTAGCCCTGAATAAAAGGGTCCTGAATCCAACCGCACCGCTGTGCCAGGTTTCTTCTCATTCACCGCGCCATCACCGCCTTCATTCAGCACGAATTTCTCCTCAACTCATTGATTAGCTCGGCGCTATGGTTTGGCCGCCAGCTGCTACGCTGTAAACACGTTATAACGTTAATCTCTTGAAGTCCTACCCTGGCCAAGGAAAGGAGCGTATTGCATGGGTAATGCTAAGACGAAAAAGGCTAAGTCGAAAAATCAAACGGCCAAAACGACGAATAGCCAAGTGCCCCAAAAGCAGGCTGAAAAAACGACTCCCCGAACACTAACACCAGAAATAGGCGCGGCGCTGTTTGAGGATGCCCGTTCACGCTTGGAAGATGTGTTCAAGGCGCTCGATATTCACGCGGATGCCCAGGCGCGCCTTATGCAGCCCAGTCTTTCACTGCAGGTGAGTATTCCCGTGCGGATGGACGACGGCAGCTTAAAAGCTTTTCCCGCCTGGCGAGTCCACTATGACACCAGTTTAGGGCCCGCCAAAGGCGGTGTGCGTTTTCATCCCGATGTTAACCAGCATGAAGTCACTACGCTAAGTTTCTGGATGGCGGTTAAATGCGCGGTGGTTGGCTTACCTTATGGCGGCGGGAAAGGGGGCATCCAGGTGGATGCCAAGGCGCTCTCTTCACTAGAGCGTGAGCGGCTAGCGCGTGGTTATATTCGTGCCATTGCCGACATTATGGGCCCTGACCGGGATATTCCTGCCCCCGATGTGAATACCGATGCCACGGTCATGGGGTGGATGATTGATGAGTATGAGCAAATCGTGCGGGCTAAAGTGCCCGCGGCCATTACTGGAAAACCATTACCGTTAGGCGGTTCGCCAGGGCGAGTGGCCGCCACGGGGCGAGGCGCGCTAAAAGTGCTCGATTTGTGGGCCGAGCGTGAAAAGCGACAACCGGAAGAGACCACTGTGGCGGTGCAGGGGTTTGGTAACGCGGCTTACCACTTTGCTCGTTTAGCCAGTGAACGTGGCTATCGTATCGTCGCGGTATCCGATACCAGTGGTGCTTGCTACCACGCGGATGGACTCGATATTGAGGCTGTTAAACAGGCTAAGTCGAATAGCGGTAAGGTGACCGACAGCCAAGCAGGGAAAGCGATGACGGGGGATGAGCTGCTGGCGTTGGACGTGAATGTATTAGCGCTGGCGGCGCTTGAAAACCAAATTCACTGCGACAATGTGAACGAGGTGAAAGCAGGCGCTATCTTAGAGATCGCCAATGGCCCGCTGACCAGCGATGCCGACCACTCCCTTGCCAAGCGTAATGTGCCGGTGCTACCGGATGTGCTCGCCAATACAGGCGGCGTGATCGTCAGTTATTTTGAGTGGCTGCAAAACCGGGCGGGAGAAAAGTGGAGTGAAGCCCAGGTGAATGAACGCTTGGACGCACTGCTGAGTGAAGAGGCTGGCAAGGTGTTAACGCGCGCAGGTACGGAGGATATCACCTACCGACAAGCTGCCTATCGACAGGGCATCGAACGCATTGCGGCTGCTATTATGGCCCGGGGAAACTGTCAGGACTGTCGCTGATTAAAAATGCTTAAAGCGCAGCGGGCTCCCCGTAGGGAGCCCGCAAGGCGATTAGCTAAGACTATTAATCGCGGTCAATTTGGGTAACTTCAGAAGAGCCCTGACGCACACTGATTTCCAGCTCACGGCCATTTTCACCGCGGCCTTCGATATCGATGATGCCGCTCTTATCAATATCAAGGTCTTCAAACTCAACCATACCTTCCTGGCGGGCAACGTCTAAGGCCTGGCGGATATCGTCTTCGCTCATGCCCCAGGCACCGGTAATTAGGCGCTCGCGTTTCTCTTCTAGCGTATCACCGTTATCAAGGGAGAAATCCACATCGGCGTACCACTCATCGTCCAGCCAGCCTTCTACTTCTACGCGGCCGCGACCTTTAACGCTAATTTCTTCGTAGTGGCTGAACCCGTAATCATTGGAATGGGTCAATACGTCATCAATGCGATCCATCGGCAGCGAATCAGCCTGGGCACTGCCTGCCGCTGCGGCAAGTAGCAGAGCAGAGGTCGGGATCAGCAGCATTTTTTTCATGGTATTCATAGCAAATTCCTTCTTTACGTATTTAAACGTGAATGAGTGACTGACACTCAGCGAATGCGACAGGGAATTTATACCACCACTATACTTTCCTTAAGCTGACAAAACTGTTCATCTAGCGTTCATGTTGTCTTTGGCATGCTGGCACTATGAGTAAACTCCTACGTCACTTTATAAAGCCGCTACGCAGCATACCGCGAAGCGCTCGGCGCAATGTCACTGGCTTGGCCCTGGTGCTATTGCTGGCGGGTAGTGCGGTGGGTGACCAGCCATGGGAATCGTTGCATGGCGAAGTAGGCCGCGGAGAGATTGTTCCCCTCGAAACCATCTTAGATTGGCTGGAAGCTCACTACATAGGCGACGTGCTGGAGGTTGAAATGGAACGTGAAGGGGGCTACGTGGAGTACGAAATCAAATTGCTCGGCCCGCAGGGCCAAGTCGTCGAATTTGAATTCGATGGCCACAATGGCCAGCTGATGTCTATCGAGGGCGTGCGTATTAATGATATGCGTCGCTAGTGCCGTTACGACACGTCTCATTGCCATAGCGTTATTTGTATTCCCAAGCCGTTATCGAAAAGGGTAGTTAGCCAATGAAGTGTTTGCTGGTAGAGGACGATCAAGCGCTAGCGCGTGAGTTGGGCCAAGCGTTGCGTGATGGTGACTGGCTGGTAGAGCATGCGGCTAACGGCCAGGATGCCGATTTTCTAGTACGTACTGAAGCTTACGACACACTGATTTTAGATGTAGGGCTACCCGATGGGGATGGGACTCGCTGGCTGGCGGCGTGGCGCGAAGACGGTATTGATCTGCCTGTGCTGATTCTAACCGCTCGTGAGCGGTGGGCGGATAAAGCCGCGGGATTTACCGCTGGGGCAGATGACTACGTCACGAAGCCGTTCGAGCCAGCGGAAGTGCTGTTTCGCTTGCGTGCGCTTGTACGCCGCAGCCACGGTCACGCTCACCCAGTATTAAAAGTGGGCGAACTGAGTTTAGACACCCACACTCAGCACGTGACGTTGATAGGGCGCCCGGTCGGCTTAACCGCACAGGAGACGCGCCTGCTGGGCTATTTAATGCACGCGGCACCGCGAG includes the following:
- the proB gene encoding glutamate 5-kinase, whose protein sequence is MESNEQILGRSALSLARRVVVKIGSALLTNDGRGLDEAAIGGWVDQIAALHQQGIEVVLVSSGAVAAGMVRLGWQVRPSAVHELQAAAAVGQNGLTQCYEQHFARHSMLTAQILLTHDDLSNRKRYLNALSALRTLVEMRVVPVINENDTVVTDEIRFGDNDTLGALVANLLEADALLLLTDQEGLFDADPRHNPNAQMIAEERADDPRLAAMAGSGGALGRGGMTTKVRAAQLAARSGAVTVIASGRQPDVINRIMAGESLGTLLRPDQVPMAARKRWLAGQLQVRGTLVLDAGAVKVLRDKGSSLLAVGVRSVQGSFKRGDMVVCVDEQGASVAKGLVNYGVDEARQLAGQPSHQIEAILGYVEAHELIHRDNLVVI
- a CDS encoding DUF1853 family protein, producing the protein MRLDSGPFYSGLSDPVLRDIAWLIATPDIVELPPPIPCAGRPTMEELGLERALLPWLRQLGRPPLSALNGSRAMRMGHYHERLWHTLLDHAPNTRLLARNVRISRKRNTLGELDMLYRTRANPAPVHLEVAIKFYLGLPEGPGAATSQSRWIGPGGLDSLALKCGHLRRHQLPLSTTVPALETLTHWLTPRDIGVSSKELGEQLTQRLAMPGVLYYPWHAAMPAPEGATADHRRGTWCYLRDWPALAASVTERPEMAWLEKPHWLAPPLHSAFRPMAEQLPAIFEKVHAWRSPQQVMLYYPQQQRYERLFLVPDNWPRQVPLPPVVR
- a CDS encoding Glu/Leu/Phe/Val dehydrogenase, with protein sequence MGNAKTKKAKSKNQTAKTTNSQVPQKQAEKTTPRTLTPEIGAALFEDARSRLEDVFKALDIHADAQARLMQPSLSLQVSIPVRMDDGSLKAFPAWRVHYDTSLGPAKGGVRFHPDVNQHEVTTLSFWMAVKCAVVGLPYGGGKGGIQVDAKALSSLERERLARGYIRAIADIMGPDRDIPAPDVNTDATVMGWMIDEYEQIVRAKVPAAITGKPLPLGGSPGRVAATGRGALKVLDLWAEREKRQPEETTVAVQGFGNAAYHFARLASERGYRIVAVSDTSGACYHADGLDIEAVKQAKSNSGKVTDSQAGKAMTGDELLALDVNVLALAALENQIHCDNVNEVKAGAILEIANGPLTSDADHSLAKRNVPVLPDVLANTGGVIVSYFEWLQNRAGEKWSEAQVNERLDALLSEEAGKVLTRAGTEDITYRQAAYRQGIERIAAAIMARGNCQDCR
- a CDS encoding PepSY domain-containing protein gives rise to the protein MSKLLRHFIKPLRSIPRSARRNVTGLALVLLLAGSAVGDQPWESLHGEVGRGEIVPLETILDWLEAHYIGDVLEVEMEREGGYVEYEIKLLGPQGQVVEFEFDGHNGQLMSIEGVRINDMRR
- a CDS encoding response regulator transcription factor, which encodes MKCLLVEDDQALARELGQALRDGDWLVEHAANGQDADFLVRTEAYDTLILDVGLPDGDGTRWLAAWREDGIDLPVLILTARERWADKAAGFTAGADDYVTKPFEPAEVLFRLRALVRRSHGHAHPVLKVGELSLDTHTQHVTLIGRPVGLTAQETRLLGYLMHAAPRVVSRTELSEHVYDRDHEPDSNVIDVQVSRLRRKLGSWRIATQRGQGYRLLAEEPGSE